In Sphingomonas sp. LT1P40, the following are encoded in one genomic region:
- a CDS encoding heavy-metal-associated domain-containing protein, with translation MRQRLSPVFAATAALALLATAGFAVAQAGKGAAKADQSRDAGDSSGSFEVSGVEVDVRGANAQAARMGGWRLAQRKAWGMLAQRLAGHGSSLSDSALDAMVTGIIVEKEQIGPNRYVARLGVLFDRGRAASVLGVGGQVLRSPPMLLIPVQVSGGVHRVFEGDSAFNEGWKRFRTGNSAIDYVRPGGTGPDRLLINAGQIQRRGRGWWRAIIDQYGASDILVPTVELRRSYPGGPIVGVFTAGHGPDNRTLAQFVLRVNDGNALPALIDAGIQRIDKAYQDALRAGILKPDRLLITEPPRPEVPVEETGEEEGAVETSDAPLVATGAAYTIQFDTPSVAALTSGEIAMQSVPGVSSAVTTSTALGGVSLMRVTYEGSQASLRAALEARGWQVQEGAGVLRVRRGGGTPAPAPAPAPTSSPIPAEAGNSSDG, from the coding sequence ATGCGCCAACGCCTTTCCCCCGTCTTTGCCGCCACCGCCGCGCTCGCACTGTTGGCGACGGCTGGTTTTGCGGTCGCTCAGGCCGGGAAAGGCGCGGCAAAAGCCGATCAGAGCCGCGACGCGGGCGACAGTTCAGGCAGTTTCGAGGTCAGCGGCGTCGAGGTCGATGTGCGCGGCGCGAATGCCCAGGCGGCACGGATGGGCGGCTGGCGGCTGGCGCAGCGCAAGGCGTGGGGCATGCTGGCACAGCGGCTGGCGGGCCATGGTTCGTCGCTATCCGATTCGGCGCTCGACGCGATGGTCACCGGAATCATCGTCGAGAAGGAGCAGATCGGACCCAATCGCTATGTCGCGCGACTGGGCGTGCTGTTCGATCGCGGACGTGCGGCGTCGGTGCTGGGCGTGGGCGGCCAAGTGCTGCGATCGCCGCCGATGCTGCTGATCCCGGTGCAGGTTTCGGGCGGCGTGCACCGCGTGTTCGAGGGTGACAGTGCGTTCAACGAGGGGTGGAAGCGATTCCGCACCGGCAACAGTGCGATCGATTATGTGCGGCCGGGCGGCACCGGTCCGGACCGGCTGCTGATAAACGCCGGGCAGATTCAGCGGCGCGGACGCGGGTGGTGGCGCGCAATCATCGACCAATATGGCGCGAGCGATATCCTGGTGCCGACGGTTGAGCTGCGCCGCAGCTACCCCGGCGGGCCGATCGTCGGCGTGTTCACGGCGGGACATGGGCCGGACAACCGAACGCTTGCGCAGTTCGTGTTGCGGGTGAACGACGGCAACGCGTTGCCTGCACTGATCGACGCGGGAATCCAGCGGATCGACAAGGCGTATCAGGACGCCTTGCGCGCTGGCATCCTGAAGCCTGACCGGCTGTTGATTACCGAACCGCCCCGGCCGGAGGTTCCCGTCGAGGAGACCGGCGAAGAGGAAGGCGCGGTCGAGACCAGCGATGCGCCGCTGGTGGCGACGGGCGCGGCCTATACCATCCAGTTCGACACGCCGAGCGTGGCGGCGCTGACCAGCGGCGAAATTGCGATGCAGTCCGTGCCGGGCGTCAGTTCGGCGGTGACCACCAGCACCGCGCTGGGCGGGGTTTCGCTGATGCGTGTGACCTATGAGGGTAGTCAGGCGTCGTTGCGTGCCGCGCTGGAAGCGCGGGGCTGGCAGGTGCAGGAGGGGGCGGGCGTGCTGCGCGTGCGCCGTGGCGGCGGGACACCCGCACCGGCTCCCGCTCCAGCCCCGACATCGTCGCCGATTCCCGCGGAAGCCGGAAACAGCAGCGACGGATGA
- the purM gene encoding phosphoribosylformylglycinamidine cyclo-ligase, whose product MTDPKPYTYAQAGVSIDAGNALVRAIAPLARSTRRPGADADLGGFGGLFDLKAAGFTDPLLVAANDGVGTKLKLAIEHDAHDGVGIDLVAMCANDLIVQGAEPLFFLDYYASGKLVPGVAERVIASIADGCRQAGCALIGGETAEMPGMYADGDYDLAGFCVGAVERAQLLDGTRIKPGDVMLGLASTGVHSNGFSLVRRLAADKGWKLNRPAVFDQEVILLDALMAPTRIYVQSLLPQLRNGAINGLAHITGGGLLENIPRVLPEGCHANVDADAWEQPRLMAFLQAQGNIEPEEMARTFNCGVGMVAVVDAGRADAVTAALEAAGETVHRIGEIVAGPRGCTVAGSVETWSAREAWSAMHNA is encoded by the coding sequence ATGACCGACCCAAAGCCCTACACCTATGCCCAGGCGGGCGTCTCGATCGACGCCGGAAACGCGCTGGTTCGCGCGATTGCGCCCCTCGCCCGCTCGACCCGCCGCCCCGGCGCGGACGCCGACCTTGGCGGGTTTGGCGGCCTGTTCGACCTGAAGGCGGCGGGCTTTACCGATCCGCTGCTGGTCGCGGCCAATGATGGTGTCGGCACCAAGCTGAAACTGGCGATCGAGCATGACGCACATGACGGCGTCGGCATCGATCTGGTGGCGATGTGCGCCAACGACCTGATCGTACAGGGTGCGGAGCCGCTGTTCTTTCTCGATTACTACGCGTCCGGCAAACTCGTCCCCGGCGTCGCCGAACGCGTCATTGCCAGTATCGCCGATGGCTGCCGTCAGGCGGGCTGTGCGCTGATCGGCGGCGAGACGGCGGAAATGCCGGGCATGTATGCCGATGGCGACTACGACCTTGCCGGATTCTGCGTCGGCGCGGTCGAGCGTGCACAGTTGCTCGACGGCACGCGGATCAAGCCCGGCGACGTGATGCTCGGCCTCGCCTCCACCGGCGTGCACAGCAACGGCTTCTCGCTGGTTCGCCGCCTTGCCGCCGACAAGGGCTGGAAGCTCAATCGCCCGGCGGTGTTCGATCAGGAGGTGATCTTGCTCGACGCGCTGATGGCCCCCACCCGCATCTATGTGCAGAGTCTGCTTCCGCAACTTCGCAACGGTGCGATCAACGGTCTGGCCCATATTACTGGCGGCGGGTTGCTCGAAAATATCCCGCGCGTCCTTCCCGAGGGCTGTCATGCCAATGTCGACGCCGATGCGTGGGAACAGCCGCGCCTGATGGCATTCCTTCAGGCACAGGGAAATATCGAGCCGGAAGAAATGGCGCGCACCTTCAACTGCGGCGTCGGCATGGTCGCGGTGGTGGATGCAGGTCGTGCAGATGCCGTGACGGCGGCGCTGGAGGCGGCGGGTGAAACCGTCCACCGCATCGGTGAAATCGTCGCGGGGCCGCGCGGCTGCACGGTTGCAGGCAGTGTGGAGACGTGGAGCGCACGTGAAGCGTGGAGCGCGATGCATAATGCCTAA
- the purN gene encoding phosphoribosylglycinamide formyltransferase has translation MPKRLGILISGRGSNMMALVEASREADSPYIVALVASDKPEAAGLVWADSNGVATFALSPKGMPKADYEAQIDAALRNANVEAIALAGYMRLLSDNFVARWRGRIVNIHPSLLPKYKGLDTHACAIAAGDTHAGCSVHIVTEELDGGEVLGQAEVPILPGDTPDTLAARVLAEEHRLYPRVLQAWLSR, from the coding sequence ATGCCTAAGCGACTCGGCATCCTCATTTCGGGTCGTGGCTCGAACATGATGGCGCTGGTCGAAGCATCGCGTGAGGCCGACAGCCCGTACATCGTTGCGCTCGTTGCTTCCGACAAACCCGAAGCTGCGGGCCTTGTCTGGGCCGACAGCAACGGCGTCGCCACCTTTGCCCTTTCACCCAAGGGTATGCCTAAAGCCGATTACGAAGCGCAGATCGACGCCGCCCTCCGCAACGCCAACGTCGAGGCCATCGCCCTCGCCGGTTACATGCGCCTTCTCTCCGACAATTTCGTCGCGCGCTGGCGCGGGCGGATCGTCAACATCCACCCGTCACTGCTGCCCAAATATAAGGGCCTCGACACCCATGCCTGCGCAATTGCGGCCGGGGACACGCACGCCGGATGCTCGGTGCATATCGTGACCGAGGAACTCGACGGCGGCGAAGTGCTGGGACAGGCCGAGGTGCCGATCCTGCCCGGCGACACCCCCGATACGCTTGCCGCGCGCGTGCTGGCCGAGGAACATCGGCTATATCCGCGCGTCTTGCAGGCATGGCTGAGCAGATGA
- a CDS encoding MmcQ/YjbR family DNA-binding protein — MAEQMTPQAVAALEKLRAIALGLPEADEKLSHGMPAFFITKGKMFAYFWHAHHGDDVTAAIVKTSGAEEQAMLIEMEPDLYYRPPYFGPSGWVGIHLDRDDTDWDRVGDRVAISWELVAPRRLLEAGGR, encoded by the coding sequence ATGGCTGAGCAGATGACCCCACAGGCGGTGGCCGCGCTGGAGAAACTCCGCGCCATCGCCCTTGGGCTGCCCGAAGCGGACGAGAAGCTTTCCCACGGGATGCCCGCCTTCTTCATCACCAAAGGCAAGATGTTCGCCTATTTCTGGCACGCGCATCACGGCGACGATGTCACCGCCGCGATCGTCAAGACCAGCGGGGCGGAGGAACAGGCGATGCTGATCGAAATGGAGCCGGACCTCTATTATCGCCCTCCCTATTTCGGGCCGTCGGGCTGGGTCGGCATTCACCTCGACCGCGATGATACCGACTGGGACCGTGTCGGCGATCGCGTGGCGATCAGTTGGGAACTCGTTGCGCCGCGCCGGTTGCTGGAGGCAGGCGGTCGCTGA
- a CDS encoding endonuclease/exonuclease/phosphatase family protein yields the protein MFKVASYNMRKSIGTDRRRRPERTLEVLREIDADVVALQECDRRFGKREGVISPHMLDEHSPWKAVQFGVRTGSMGWHGNALLVRKDAQILDCEIIHLPALEPRGAVVADVRVNGHSLRVVGMHLDLSGLWRRRQAHAILTHLESSERQLPTVMMGDLNDWSANSGCLRDFGRNFAFADTGKSFHARRPVARLDRIMVSAGLQVDACGVHDSAASRTASDHLPIWAMLGRD from the coding sequence ATGTTCAAAGTCGCCAGCTATAATATGCGCAAGTCGATCGGCACCGATCGGCGGCGGCGACCCGAGCGGACACTGGAGGTGTTGCGTGAGATCGACGCCGATGTCGTCGCCTTGCAGGAATGCGACCGCCGCTTCGGAAAGCGCGAAGGGGTTATCTCCCCGCATATGCTCGACGAGCACAGCCCGTGGAAAGCGGTGCAGTTCGGCGTCCGCACCGGCAGCATGGGTTGGCATGGCAATGCCCTGCTGGTGCGCAAGGATGCGCAAATCCTGGACTGCGAGATCATCCATCTCCCCGCGCTGGAACCGCGCGGCGCAGTCGTGGCGGACGTGCGCGTCAACGGGCACAGCTTGCGCGTCGTCGGCATGCACCTCGACCTGTCGGGCCTGTGGCGGCGGCGACAGGCACATGCGATCCTGACCCATCTGGAGTCGAGCGAACGACAGCTGCCGACGGTTATGATGGGCGATCTCAACGACTGGAGCGCCAATTCGGGCTGCCTGCGCGATTTCGGGCGCAACTTCGCCTTCGCGGACACCGGCAAGTCGTTCCACGCCCGCCGACCGGTGGCGCGGCTCGACCGCATCATGGTCTCGGCGGGCTTGCAGGTTGACGCGTGCGGCGTGCATGACAGCGCCGCATCGCGTACCGCATCCGATCATCTGCCGATCTGGGCGATGCTGGGGCGAGATTGA
- a CDS encoding patatin-like protein, protein MRDKELRLALVCYGGISLAVYMHGITKEIWHLARASRAHRDGEASVSGSEAVYHALLDEIGEATGIRLRVIVDIVAGASAGGINGVFLAQAIATGQPLDPLTDLWLETADVEALLNPDQGPSHKLAKIWALPIAWMFTREGSTVDETVEAGSRAEVRAKLEKFVRSRWFEPPFGGKELLNMMLDAFDAMAQAPCGPRLLPDGQPLDLFVTVTDFRGHPERLKLNSPPEVVETEHRLVFSFSDHGTGQDSLADPAELAFAARATSSFPGAFPPATVTELDSVLADRKVEWPGREAFLQHVLPRQHAAGIADKAALIDGSVLANAPFRPAIDALKERPARRQIDRRFVFIDPTPGHRLGLYNNATPAAPGFFQTIIGALTELPRQQPIRDNLESLGERSARIERMLAIIERIRAEVEEQVESLFGYTLFLDYPTPKRLSAWRNRAQIAAAAKAGYGHAAYGMLKVESVADRIATHLHQIGDQSGQNRWQQLRDAIGAEIARRGADDFPTSNARSASPAALDLLRTHDLGFRIRRLRMLARRMTELDQAHESGELAPMRDAIYESLAGYLECQRADPFSGLRETVRAVDFDAGAIMDRLAAQMDLRTLDAETDERLSVGLSALSREMRRPMLLAYLGFPFFDIATLPLLQGEGLNEFDPIRVDRISPDDATGIRAGGAQATLKGTQFNNFGAFFSRAYRENDYLWGRLHGAERLIDITLSTLPPNTGLGPGRLATIKRDMFLAILDEEESRLKAIPALFAQIRKEIG, encoded by the coding sequence GTGCGGGACAAGGAACTTCGGCTCGCACTCGTCTGCTATGGCGGCATCAGCCTGGCCGTCTACATGCACGGCATCACCAAGGAGATCTGGCACCTCGCCCGCGCCAGCCGCGCGCACCGCGATGGCGAAGCGTCGGTGTCGGGCAGCGAAGCGGTCTATCACGCGCTGCTCGACGAGATTGGTGAGGCGACCGGTATCCGCCTGCGCGTGATCGTCGATATCGTCGCGGGGGCCAGCGCCGGGGGCATCAACGGCGTGTTCCTGGCGCAAGCCATCGCCACCGGTCAGCCGCTCGATCCACTAACCGACCTATGGTTGGAGACGGCCGATGTCGAGGCGTTGCTGAATCCCGATCAGGGGCCGTCGCACAAGCTTGCCAAGATATGGGCACTGCCGATTGCGTGGATGTTCACGCGCGAAGGGTCGACCGTCGACGAGACCGTCGAGGCCGGTTCGCGCGCCGAAGTCCGCGCAAAGTTGGAGAAATTCGTCCGTTCGCGCTGGTTCGAACCGCCCTTTGGCGGCAAGGAACTGCTCAACATGATGCTCGACGCGTTCGATGCGATGGCACAGGCACCGTGCGGCCCGCGCCTGTTGCCGGACGGGCAACCGCTCGACCTGTTCGTCACCGTTACCGATTTTCGCGGCCATCCCGAACGGCTGAAACTCAACTCCCCACCGGAAGTGGTCGAGACCGAACACCGGCTGGTCTTCTCGTTCAGCGACCATGGCACCGGCCAGGACAGCTTGGCTGATCCCGCCGAACTCGCCTTTGCCGCGCGCGCCACCTCCAGCTTTCCCGGCGCTTTCCCGCCTGCGACGGTCACCGAACTCGATAGCGTGCTCGCAGACCGCAAGGTCGAATGGCCGGGCCGTGAAGCGTTCCTTCAGCATGTGCTGCCGCGTCAGCATGCTGCGGGCATTGCGGACAAGGCCGCGCTGATCGACGGATCGGTGCTCGCCAACGCACCGTTTCGCCCCGCAATCGATGCGCTAAAGGAACGCCCTGCCCGCCGCCAGATCGACCGCCGTTTCGTGTTCATCGACCCCACCCCGGGTCATCGGCTTGGCCTGTATAACAACGCCACCCCCGCCGCGCCGGGCTTTTTCCAGACAATTATCGGCGCGCTGACCGAATTGCCCCGGCAACAGCCGATCCGCGACAATCTGGAGTCGCTGGGCGAGCGATCGGCGCGGATCGAGCGGATGCTGGCGATCATCGAACGCATCCGCGCCGAGGTGGAGGAGCAGGTCGAATCGCTGTTCGGCTACACGCTGTTCCTTGATTATCCCACGCCAAAGCGGCTGTCCGCATGGCGCAACCGCGCGCAGATCGCCGCCGCCGCCAAGGCAGGTTACGGTCACGCCGCTTACGGCATGCTGAAGGTCGAGAGCGTCGCCGATCGAATCGCCACGCATCTGCACCAGATCGGCGATCAGTCCGGCCAGAATCGCTGGCAACAACTGCGCGACGCGATCGGCGCGGAGATCGCGCGGCGCGGCGCCGACGATTTCCCAACGAGCAATGCCCGTTCCGCCAGTCCGGCCGCGCTCGATCTGTTGCGGACGCACGATCTTGGCTTCCGTATCCGCCGATTGCGCATGCTCGCGCGGCGGATGACCGAGCTGGATCAGGCGCATGAGAGCGGCGAACTCGCGCCGATGCGCGATGCCATCTACGAATCGCTGGCCGGCTATCTCGAATGCCAGCGTGCCGATCCATTCAGCGGCCTGCGTGAAACCGTGCGCGCGGTTGATTTCGATGCAGGGGCGATCATGGACCGGCTCGCCGCGCAGATGGACCTGCGCACGCTGGATGCCGAGACCGACGAGCGCCTGTCCGTCGGGCTCAGCGCGCTATCCAGGGAGATGCGGCGACCGATGCTGCTCGCCTATCTCGGTTTTCCGTTTTTCGATATCGCCACGCTGCCGCTGTTGCAGGGCGAAGGGCTGAACGAGTTCGATCCGATCCGCGTGGACCGCATCTCTCCCGACGACGCCACCGGCATCCGCGCCGGCGGCGCACAGGCGACGCTAAAGGGCACACAGTTCAACAATTTCGGCGCATTCTTCAGCCGCGCCTATCGTGAAAACGACTATCTGTGGGGCCGACTGCATGGCGCGGAGCGATTGATCGATATCACCTTGTCAACATTGCCCCCCAACACCGGACTCGGCCCGGGACGGCTGGCCACGATCAAGCGCGACATGTTCCTCGCCATCCTCGACGAAGAAGAATCGCGCCTGAAAGCCATCCCCGCCCTCTTCGCCCAGATCCGCAAGGAAATCGGGTGA
- a CDS encoding lipopolysaccharide assembly protein LapA domain-containing protein encodes MQFLKALFWFLILGLVAAFAVTNWHPVEIQLWSGLVADVNLPFLLFVVFLAGFLPMLLLFHTVRWRSRQRIAMLERTVEDLRPNPTPAPPADITPEPPVETPSAPPLVVP; translated from the coding sequence ATGCAGTTTCTGAAGGCATTATTCTGGTTCCTGATCCTCGGGCTGGTCGCGGCATTTGCGGTCACCAACTGGCATCCGGTCGAAATCCAGCTGTGGAGCGGTCTGGTCGCGGACGTGAACCTTCCTTTCCTGCTGTTCGTCGTGTTCCTCGCCGGGTTCCTGCCGATGCTGCTGCTGTTTCACACCGTGCGCTGGCGGTCGCGGCAGCGGATTGCGATGCTGGAGCGTACCGTCGAGGATCTGCGCCCGAATCCCACACCGGCTCCCCCAGCGGACATCACACCGGAGCCGCCGGTCGAAACCCCCTCCGCGCCGCCTTTGGTGGTGCCATGA
- the pyrF gene encoding orotidine-5'-phosphate decarboxylase: MSPIYVALDTPDLERAKAIATRVRHHVGGIKLGLEFFMANGRQGVHDMAEIGLPIFLDLKFHDIPNTVGKAVQALRPLEPAIITVHAAGGRAMLEDAKAAAPLGTKVVAVTMLTSLDASDLKSIGLSPDPHEQVVRLAELARSAGVDGIVCSGEEVKAAHAAWKDGFFVVPGVRLANGAAGDQKRVVTPRAALDAGASILVVGRPITQAEDPDMAAREIEATL, translated from the coding sequence ATGAGCCCGATCTACGTCGCGCTCGACACCCCCGACCTCGAACGCGCCAAGGCTATCGCCACCCGCGTCCGCCACCATGTCGGCGGGATTAAGTTGGGCCTGGAGTTCTTCATGGCCAACGGGCGTCAGGGCGTTCACGACATGGCCGAAATCGGTCTGCCGATCTTTCTCGACCTGAAATTTCACGACATTCCCAACACCGTGGGCAAGGCGGTGCAGGCGCTCCGCCCGCTCGAACCCGCGATCATCACCGTCCACGCCGCCGGCGGCCGTGCGATGCTAGAGGATGCCAAGGCCGCCGCCCCGCTCGGTACCAAGGTCGTAGCGGTGACCATGCTCACCAGCCTCGATGCAAGCGACCTCAAATCGATCGGCCTCTCGCCCGACCCGCACGAACAAGTCGTCCGATTGGCCGAACTCGCCCGGTCGGCGGGCGTCGACGGCATCGTCTGCTCGGGCGAGGAAGTGAAGGCCGCCCATGCCGCATGGAAAGACGGCTTCTTCGTCGTCCCAGGCGTCCGCCTCGCCAATGGCGCAGCGGGCGACCAGAAACGCGTCGTCACCCCCCGCGCCGCGCTGGACGCCGGTGCCTCGATCCTAGTCGTCGGTCGCCCGATCACCCAGGCGGAAGACCCTGACATGGCGGCGCGTGAGATCGAGGCGACGCTGTAA
- a CDS encoding GNAT family N-acetyltransferase, with protein MAIIIRPATSVDLPVLHPVVERAYRGEAARGGWTHEADLITGERTDIETLASLLDGPSRLLIALEDEAILGCVNVAHKGDGLAYLGLLCVDPQLQASGIGKRLIAAAEATARTDFAADRIEMTVIDRRVELIAWYVRHGYQPSGETRPFPIILDPPLSMTVLVKNLVT; from the coding sequence ATGGCGATCATCATTCGGCCTGCTACGTCTGTTGACCTCCCTGTCCTTCATCCCGTCGTGGAGCGTGCTTATCGCGGCGAAGCGGCGCGGGGCGGATGGACGCATGAGGCTGACCTGATCACCGGCGAACGCACCGACATAGAAACCCTCGCCAGCCTGCTCGATGGCCCCAGTCGCCTGCTGATCGCCTTAGAAGACGAGGCCATCCTTGGCTGCGTCAATGTCGCTCACAAAGGCGACGGCCTCGCCTATCTCGGCCTGCTCTGCGTCGATCCGCAGCTTCAGGCGAGTGGGATCGGCAAGCGACTGATCGCCGCCGCCGAAGCGACTGCCCGCACCGACTTCGCCGCCGACCGCATCGAGATGACGGTCATCGACCGCCGCGTCGAACTGATCGCATGGTATGTCCGCCACGGTTACCAGCCATCGGGCGAGACGCGGCCCTTTCCGATTATCCTCGATCCGCCGTTATCGATGACGGTGCTGGTCAAGAATCTTGTCACCTGA
- a CDS encoding leucyl aminopeptidase family protein gives MRILLLATTLLATPAFAQSERVAVGTGVVTSERLNSAERPIRFATTAPTDGVLVLPMAGATDLSRVPATLRDSVTRAVATANFKAAADKTLSLYGVGGYDRVVLIGVPTGQLDAVALTDFGGRAAQETKDNALPVAIMADGLSTSATDPAAHVALGATLGQYRFDQLKNLKSTPPNQPVTIVAASGEATYTREMAGVAQGARITRDLITLPSDAKHPESFVEAVRAQFAGVSNIRITVLDEAQMRKLNMGSILSVSAGSRHPARMMIVEYRGGGDAAPLALVGKGITFDSGGISLKAGAGMEAMRADMAGAAAVMGATLAAAKRGAKANIVGIAALAENMPGGNAARPGDVVRTMNGQTIEIISTDAEGRMVLADANQYAIDRYKPAAIVNIATLTGAVTTALGDDYAGLFARDEALAGRLENAATRSGEALWRLPLHPSYADDMKSPIADIANTTRKAGAGAGRGAHFIAFLTPEPTPWAHIDIAGVDATDESLPTMPKGARGFGVRLFDALVREYEK, from the coding sequence ATGCGTATCCTGTTGCTCGCCACCACCCTCCTCGCCACGCCCGCGTTCGCCCAGTCAGAACGGGTCGCAGTCGGCACCGGGGTCGTCACCAGCGAGCGTCTGAACAGCGCCGAACGCCCGATCCGCTTCGCCACTACCGCGCCGACCGACGGCGTCCTCGTCCTGCCGATGGCGGGTGCGACCGACCTGTCCCGCGTGCCCGCCACCCTGCGAGACAGCGTCACCCGCGCCGTCGCCACCGCCAACTTCAAGGCGGCGGCGGACAAGACGCTCTCGCTCTATGGCGTCGGCGGCTATGACCGCGTTGTCCTGATCGGCGTGCCCACCGGCCAGCTCGATGCGGTCGCGCTCACCGATTTCGGCGGACGCGCCGCTCAGGAGACGAAGGACAACGCCCTCCCCGTCGCAATTATGGCGGACGGTCTGAGCACCAGCGCCACCGATCCCGCAGCGCATGTCGCGCTGGGCGCGACGCTCGGCCAATATCGTTTCGATCAGCTCAAGAACCTCAAATCCACCCCCCCGAACCAGCCCGTCACCATCGTCGCGGCATCGGGCGAAGCGACCTACACGCGCGAAATGGCGGGCGTGGCACAGGGCGCGCGCATAACCCGCGACCTCATCACGCTCCCCTCCGACGCCAAACACCCCGAAAGCTTCGTCGAAGCCGTTCGCGCGCAGTTTGCTGGAGTGTCCAACATACGCATCACCGTGCTGGATGAAGCACAGATGCGTAAGCTCAACATGGGTTCGATTCTTTCGGTCTCCGCCGGATCGCGGCACCCGGCCCGCATGATGATCGTCGAATATCGCGGCGGAGGCGACGCCGCGCCGCTGGCGCTGGTCGGCAAGGGCATTACCTTCGACAGCGGCGGCATCAGCCTGAAGGCCGGCGCGGGGATGGAGGCGATGCGTGCAGACATGGCGGGGGCCGCAGCGGTGATGGGCGCGACGCTGGCAGCGGCAAAACGTGGCGCGAAAGCCAATATTGTCGGCATCGCAGCGCTGGCCGAGAACATGCCCGGCGGCAACGCCGCGCGTCCCGGTGACGTCGTGCGTACGATGAACGGCCAGACAATCGAGATCATCAGCACCGATGCCGAGGGGCGAATGGTACTGGCCGATGCCAACCAATATGCCATCGACCGCTACAAGCCCGCTGCAATCGTCAACATCGCCACGCTGACCGGTGCGGTAACGACCGCGCTGGGCGACGATTATGCCGGACTGTTCGCGCGCGACGAAGCGTTGGCGGGGCGGCTGGAAAACGCCGCGACGCGATCGGGCGAAGCGCTGTGGCGGCTGCCGCTGCACCCCAGCTATGCCGACGATATGAAGTCGCCGATCGCCGACATCGCCAACACCACGCGCAAAGCCGGCGCCGGTGCAGGTCGCGGCGCACACTTCATCGCCTTCCTGACGCCGGAGCCGACGCCATGGGCGCATATCGACATCGCTGGAGTCGACGCCACCGACGAATCGCTGCCGACCATGCCAAAGGGCGCACGCGGCTTTGGCGTCCGCCTGTTCGACGCACTGGTCCGCGAATACGAGAAGTAA
- a CDS encoding phosphoribosylanthranilate isomerase, with protein MPVTAKICGLSTPATLDAAVAGGASHVGFVFFPPSPRHVTFDQVASLAANVPAHVGRVGVFVDPEDALIDHAIRAAGLDAIQLHKATPERAAAIGTRTRLPVWAAVAVKTRADLDAANAFRGAVQRILYDAKTPDDAKLPGGMGLRFDWTLLQGFAHPLPWALSGGLDAANVAEAVRISGARLVDISSGVESAPGVKDKAKIAAFLKITASL; from the coding sequence ATGCCGGTCACCGCCAAAATCTGTGGCCTGTCCACCCCCGCCACCCTCGACGCGGCGGTGGCGGGCGGGGCCAGCCACGTCGGCTTCGTCTTCTTCCCGCCCTCCCCGCGCCATGTCACGTTCGATCAGGTCGCATCACTTGCAGCGAACGTGCCCGCGCATGTCGGCCGCGTCGGCGTGTTCGTCGATCCGGAAGACGCCCTGATCGACCACGCGATTCGCGCCGCTGGCCTCGACGCGATCCAGCTCCACAAGGCGACGCCGGAACGCGCCGCCGCGATCGGCACCCGCACGCGCCTGCCGGTGTGGGCCGCCGTGGCTGTCAAAACGCGCGCCGACCTCGACGCCGCCAACGCGTTTCGTGGCGCGGTTCAGCGTATTCTCTATGATGCGAAGACACCCGACGACGCCAAGCTGCCCGGCGGCATGGGCCTGCGCTTCGACTGGACACTGCTTCAGGGATTCGCTCACCCGCTCCCCTGGGCGTTGTCGGGCGGCCTCGACGCCGCCAACGTCGCCGAGGCAGTGCGGATCAGCGGCGCGCGGCTGGTAGATATCTCCTCCGGCGTCGAATCCGCACCGGGCGTGAAGGACAAGGCAAAGATCGCCGCGTTCCTGAAGATCACCGCGTCGCTGTAA